In the Enterococcus saigonensis genome, one interval contains:
- a CDS encoding ECF-type riboflavin transporter substrate-binding protein — translation MNKKFTVKHIVAIGIGAAVFFILKRFVTIPTGIPNTDIATAYPFLALLGVVYGPIVAGLAGFIGHALGDLTTYGAWWSWIVASGILGVFFGLLAKRIPINEGIFGKKEITTFLIGETIANLVTWVIIAPIGDILIYAEAPSKVFTQGVVAGITNSIVTGIIGFILLKAYAQTKTKKGSLNKEA, via the coding sequence ATGAATAAAAAATTTACCGTCAAACATATTGTAGCAATTGGGATTGGTGCAGCAGTCTTCTTTATTTTAAAACGTTTTGTAACAATTCCTACAGGGATTCCCAATACTGATATTGCAACTGCGTATCCCTTTTTAGCGTTGCTCGGTGTCGTTTATGGGCCAATCGTTGCAGGGCTAGCTGGCTTTATTGGTCACGCATTGGGTGATCTAACAACCTATGGTGCTTGGTGGTCTTGGATTGTTGCCTCCGGAATTTTAGGAGTGTTCTTTGGTTTACTGGCAAAACGCATTCCAATTAATGAAGGAATTTTTGGAAAAAAAGAAATTACAACTTTCTTAATTGGTGAAACAATCGCTAATTTGGTAACCTGGGTTATTATCGCTCCAATTGGTGATATTCTAATTTATGCAGAAGCACCTAGCAAAGTTTTTACCCAGGGGGTTGTGGCTGGGATTACTAATTCCATCGTAACTGGAATTATTGGATTTATATTATTAAAAGCATACGCCCAAACTAAGACAAAAAAAGGAAGTCTAAATAAAGAAGCTTAG
- a CDS encoding phage portal protein produces the protein MAFFKGKSVSSTTGDAFLDHVVEIVTDDGSSFVSIKALKNSDVFTAIKILASDIASSPLQLLKDNLPTKNDDLMSLFNNRPNELMDGWHFKFCLAVNMLLNGNSFALIVRDEAGTPVSMDFVANSEITMKQHDNGSIYYEVGNPSDKKKRVEALDMLHFKYFTQDGLTGIPPLYALKDELKIQAAGNKTIFNYFKRGINSSGILKVEKSDLDSNAKKAIREKFEEANGSDNGDNAVRTIVLDSTMDYKKLEVDTSVLKLINSNDWTTKQISKAFGIPSDRLEVESAHSSVTQSNLIYLQNTLSHYFACFLSEIKAKLVDDPLNVRFNTERFLETDPLTMAETTLKQVQGSLLTINEGRSKLGLAPVDGGDRLLASLNYTYLDMLERYQLDQQEGAMQADGE, from the coding sequence ATGGCATTTTTCAAAGGGAAAAGTGTTTCTAGCACAACAGGAGACGCCTTTTTAGACCATGTTGTCGAGATTGTAACAGACGATGGTTCAAGTTTCGTGAGTATCAAGGCGTTAAAAAATAGCGATGTGTTTACGGCTATTAAGATTCTAGCTTCAGATATTGCCTCCAGTCCGTTGCAATTACTAAAGGACAATCTGCCCACTAAGAATGATGATCTAATGTCTTTGTTCAACAATAGGCCGAATGAACTAATGGACGGCTGGCATTTCAAGTTTTGCCTGGCAGTAAATATGCTACTAAACGGCAATAGTTTTGCCTTGATAGTCCGAGATGAAGCCGGAACTCCAGTATCGATGGATTTTGTTGCCAATAGTGAAATTACTATGAAACAGCATGACAATGGGTCAATCTATTACGAAGTTGGAAATCCAAGCGATAAGAAAAAGCGTGTGGAAGCCTTGGATATGCTTCATTTCAAGTATTTTACACAAGATGGCCTAACCGGTATACCACCGCTTTATGCGTTAAAAGACGAGCTAAAAATTCAAGCGGCTGGGAACAAGACTATTTTCAATTATTTCAAGCGTGGGATTAATAGTAGTGGAATTTTGAAAGTTGAGAAATCCGACTTAGATTCCAATGCGAAAAAAGCAATCCGGGAAAAGTTTGAAGAAGCGAATGGGTCAGACAATGGAGACAATGCGGTAAGAACAATCGTTTTGGATTCCACGATGGATTACAAGAAACTCGAAGTAGACACCAGTGTCTTGAAGTTAATCAACTCGAATGACTGGACAACCAAGCAAATATCCAAGGCTTTTGGGATTCCTTCAGACCGTTTAGAAGTCGAAAGCGCCCACTCAAGCGTGACACAATCCAATCTGATTTATCTGCAAAACACGTTGAGCCACTACTTTGCTTGTTTCTTATCGGAAATCAAAGCAAAACTAGTGGACGATCCGTTGAATGTTCGCTTCAATACAGAGCGATTCTTGGAAACAGACCCACTCACAATGGCTGAAACAACGTTGAAACAGGTACAGGGTTCACTACTCACGATTAATGAGGGGCGGTCTAAATTAGGCCTAGCACCAGTTGATGGCGGAGATCGCTTATTGGCAAGTCTGAACTATACCTACTTGGATATGTTGGAACGGTATCAATTAGATCAACAGGAAGGAGCAATGCAAGCAGATGGAGAATGA
- a CDS encoding phage major capsid protein: protein MENEEKEKRLTEEAELTADKKEPEKTEEEQPKTISGYALKFGQPSKDLGGFVEVITPEALKEVDLSNVFLLHNHDYSKPLASTKAGTLKLEVDDIGLHFEAELNGTTYANDVYENVSKKLLDKMSFGFVLGIDSFSEKEDGEVVRSIDKIQKLNEISVVTVPAYDSSNVQVDKRSYEAFMSNNQSNKTNKALESTSKTQKESKKMEKTLIDNEKTEIRGYEDYIRSQGEERDGVTTVNAAAVVPSEVIGEVFDLKRSNYNLAQYATVKTVSNGQGKYPVATNQQAVLATKAELAEIADIDAEMFTQVDYKVETRAGKIALSNEVVEDSEVNIVAEVKDQLAKLVENTDNKHIMDLLKTFTKQTAATLDDLKQIHNVVLDPALDKMVILNQSGFNHLDTLKDADGRYILQPDVTAPSGKSLFGMPVVLISDALFANPKAGTFPMVMGDIAQSVFVARRNQITTQWEKFDYYSQGLAVVVRNDYKTIDPNASVYIEFTPATGTGE, encoded by the coding sequence ATGGAGAATGAAGAAAAAGAAAAACGATTGACAGAAGAAGCTGAATTGACGGCTGACAAGAAAGAACCAGAGAAAACCGAGGAGGAACAACCCAAAACGATTAGCGGTTATGCGCTGAAGTTTGGACAACCTTCAAAAGATTTAGGTGGTTTTGTGGAAGTAATCACACCAGAAGCCCTGAAAGAAGTGGACTTGTCGAATGTGTTCTTATTACACAATCATGATTACAGCAAGCCCCTTGCCAGCACAAAAGCCGGCACATTGAAACTTGAAGTAGATGATATTGGCCTTCACTTTGAAGCGGAACTAAATGGCACAACTTATGCCAATGATGTTTATGAAAATGTCTCAAAAAAGTTATTAGACAAGATGAGTTTTGGCTTTGTATTGGGAATCGATTCCTTCAGCGAGAAAGAAGATGGTGAGGTAGTACGATCCATTGATAAAATCCAAAAGCTGAATGAAATTAGTGTTGTAACGGTCCCGGCTTATGATTCGTCAAATGTCCAAGTAGATAAGCGTTCCTATGAAGCGTTTATGAGTAACAACCAATCAAACAAAACAAACAAAGCCTTAGAATCCACTTCTAAGACACAAAAGGAGAGCAAAAAAATGGAAAAAACTTTAATTGATAACGAGAAAACAGAAATTCGGGGATATGAAGATTATATCCGTTCCCAAGGTGAAGAACGTGACGGAGTAACCACTGTAAATGCAGCGGCCGTTGTTCCTAGCGAAGTAATCGGGGAAGTGTTTGATCTCAAACGTTCAAACTACAACTTGGCACAATATGCCACTGTTAAAACTGTATCGAACGGTCAAGGGAAATATCCAGTGGCAACCAACCAACAAGCGGTACTTGCTACGAAAGCGGAACTAGCTGAAATTGCCGATATTGATGCTGAAATGTTCACACAAGTGGATTACAAAGTGGAAACTCGGGCTGGTAAAATTGCCTTGTCAAACGAAGTAGTGGAAGATTCAGAAGTGAATATTGTGGCAGAAGTCAAAGACCAGTTAGCGAAGTTAGTAGAAAACACTGACAACAAGCATATCATGGACTTGTTAAAAACCTTCACCAAGCAAACAGCCGCTACCCTTGATGATTTGAAACAGATTCATAATGTGGTATTAGATCCAGCTTTGGATAAAATGGTAATTTTGAACCAGTCCGGCTTCAATCACTTGGACACGCTAAAAGATGCCGATGGCCGTTATATCTTGCAACCAGACGTAACAGCACCAAGTGGAAAATCATTGTTCGGTATGCCAGTTGTGCTTATCAGTGATGCACTGTTTGCGAATCCAAAAGCTGGGACCTTCCCAATGGTGATGGGAGATATTGCCCAATCAGTCTTTGTTGCCCGTCGCAATCAGATTACAACCCAATGGGAAAAATTTGATTACTATTCTCAAGGCTTGGCAGTAGTCGTTCGTAACGATTATAAAACAATTGACCCGAACGCTTCAGTATATATTGAATTCACTCCAGCAACAGGCACTGGGGAATAA
- a CDS encoding ABC transporter ATP-binding protein — MIEFRDFTFQYNSQAEPTLKKINLRIQQGEKILIIGPSGSGKSTLGKCLNGIIPQNEPGSFTGSLSIGAKNFGEASIYDLSLDVGTVLQDTDSQFVGLTVAEDIAFSLENEMVEQHEMRTAIDYWSKKTNLQAHLKKRPQDLSGGQKQRVTMAGVLIDETPILLFDEPLANLDPQTGYEAIQMIDHLYQSQKFTTIIIEHRLEEVLAAPIDRVILMDEGKIIADMTPTELLQSNLLAQYGIREPLYLTALKQANISLKNFSDLTKVEKLVSPAIAAALTGSFTKVVPPAQEQKPLLTLNNITFGFGTDAVLKNIDLTLYQGEMVSLVGHNGAGKSTLSNLITGFYPLQTGQLLWKGTSLAAESIKERADKIGYVLQNSNQMLSKNMIFEEVALGLENRGVDAAIIQEKVWDTLKICGLYEFRNWPISALSHGQKRRVAIAAILVLEPELLILDEPTAGQDYYHYNEMMHFLHELNQQGITILMITHDMHLMLEHTQRTIVLKEGKIIADEPPATVLSSAELVASASLKETSLYQLAKNNQLSDPSGFVAAFIQNEK; from the coding sequence ATGATCGAGTTTCGTGATTTTACGTTTCAATATAACAGCCAAGCTGAACCAACATTAAAAAAAATCAATTTACGTATTCAGCAAGGAGAAAAGATTTTAATCATTGGCCCCAGTGGATCTGGAAAGTCTACCCTAGGAAAATGTTTAAATGGTATTATTCCACAAAATGAGCCAGGAAGTTTTACTGGTTCTTTGTCTATTGGTGCTAAAAATTTCGGCGAAGCCTCAATCTATGATCTTTCTTTGGACGTTGGAACCGTTTTACAAGATACAGATAGCCAATTTGTGGGATTGACAGTAGCGGAAGATATTGCCTTTTCATTGGAAAATGAAATGGTCGAGCAACACGAAATGCGTACAGCAATAGATTATTGGTCGAAAAAAACGAATCTGCAAGCTCATTTAAAAAAAAGACCACAAGACTTATCCGGCGGCCAAAAACAGCGCGTCACAATGGCTGGCGTCCTGATTGATGAAACGCCAATTCTTTTGTTTGATGAACCCTTAGCCAATCTTGATCCGCAAACAGGTTATGAAGCAATCCAAATGATTGACCACTTGTATCAATCTCAAAAATTTACGACGATTATTATTGAACATCGTTTAGAAGAAGTACTTGCCGCTCCTATCGATCGGGTGATTTTAATGGATGAAGGAAAAATCATCGCAGATATGACACCAACAGAGTTATTACAAAGTAATCTATTAGCCCAGTATGGTATTCGCGAACCTCTTTATCTTACAGCTTTAAAACAGGCCAATATTTCATTAAAAAATTTTAGCGATCTGACAAAGGTTGAGAAATTAGTTTCACCAGCAATTGCAGCAGCATTAACTGGATCTTTCACAAAAGTTGTGCCACCTGCCCAAGAACAAAAACCTCTACTAACCTTGAACAATATAACATTTGGTTTTGGTACTGACGCAGTTCTGAAAAATATTGACTTGACTCTTTACCAAGGAGAAATGGTTAGTTTGGTTGGTCACAATGGGGCGGGAAAATCTACTTTATCAAATTTGATTACTGGCTTTTATCCTTTGCAAACTGGACAATTATTATGGAAGGGAACTTCCCTAGCTGCAGAAAGTATTAAAGAACGAGCGGATAAAATTGGTTATGTCCTGCAAAATAGCAATCAGATGCTTTCTAAGAACATGATATTTGAAGAAGTCGCTTTAGGTTTAGAAAATCGAGGGGTTGATGCTGCGATTATTCAAGAAAAAGTTTGGGATACGTTGAAAATTTGCGGCTTATATGAATTTCGTAATTGGCCCATCTCAGCGCTAAGTCATGGTCAAAAACGACGTGTCGCCATTGCTGCTATCCTAGTATTAGAGCCAGAATTGCTGATTTTAGATGAACCGACTGCAGGACAAGACTATTACCATTATAATGAGATGATGCATTTCTTACATGAGTTAAATCAACAGGGAATAACTATTTTAATGATTACTCACGATATGCACTTAATGTTAGAGCATACACAACGGACAATTGTTTTAAAAGAAGGAAAAATTATTGCAGATGAGCCTCCTGCAACAGTACTCTCTTCGGCTGAACTTGTTGCATCGGCTAGTCTAAAAGAAACCAGTCTTTACCAGTTAGCAAAAAATAACCAGTTGTCAGATCCATCTGGTTTTGTCGCTGCCTTTATTCAGAATGAAAAATAA
- a CDS encoding head-tail connector protein, which yields MLNRLEMIKQSLRIPYTDDDGLLVALDAASMEYVGNAVNSEAIGYQEDDLFVNATLLLTQYWYLNRGEAIADHIPVYVTSMIQQLRGKYA from the coding sequence ATGTTAAATAGATTGGAAATGATTAAACAGAGTCTTAGAATCCCGTATACAGACGATGATGGCCTTCTGGTTGCTTTAGATGCTGCTAGTATGGAATACGTCGGAAATGCTGTAAATAGTGAAGCGATTGGATACCAAGAAGATGATCTATTCGTAAATGCCACACTGCTTTTAACTCAATATTGGTACTTAAATCGTGGGGAAGCTATTGCAGATCATATCCCTGTTTATGTAACCAGTATGATTCAACAATTAAGAGGGAAATACGCCTGA
- a CDS encoding energy-coupling factor transporter transmembrane component T family protein, giving the protein MGGTNLIGYLPRQTPIHQLSGVTKLLCFLLLSVIGMISYDTRFLLSLALFSIILFVVAKISYREISFVLKFIAFFSILNLLTVYLFAPEYGVTIYGTRHVIFQGIGRYTLTQEQLFYEFNLLIKYFVTIPPGLIFILTTNPSELASSIARVGGSYKIAYAFSLALRYIPDIQEDFRTISKAQQARGNELSQKASLGKRIRGNLTIAIPLIFSSLERIETISSAMELRRFGKNKSRTWLMAKPLRKNDYFSLLLISLVCLVGVYLLKVNHGRFYNPFN; this is encoded by the coding sequence ATGGGAGGGACTAATTTAATTGGCTATCTGCCAAGGCAAACACCAATCCATCAACTTAGCGGCGTAACGAAATTATTGTGTTTTTTACTGCTCTCTGTGATTGGGATGATTTCTTATGATACACGATTTTTACTAAGCCTCGCACTTTTCTCAATCATTCTTTTTGTTGTGGCAAAAATCAGTTATCGTGAAATTTCTTTTGTCTTAAAATTTATTGCCTTTTTCTCAATTTTAAATCTTTTGACTGTTTATTTATTTGCACCAGAATACGGGGTAACAATCTATGGAACTCGGCATGTCATTTTTCAGGGAATTGGACGATATACCTTGACCCAAGAACAACTTTTTTATGAGTTCAATTTATTGATTAAATACTTTGTAACAATTCCACCAGGACTAATTTTCATTTTAACAACTAATCCGAGCGAATTGGCATCAAGCATTGCACGCGTGGGAGGATCTTATAAAATTGCGTATGCATTTTCATTAGCATTACGCTATATCCCAGATATACAAGAAGACTTCCGCACAATCTCAAAAGCTCAGCAAGCACGTGGTAATGAATTATCGCAAAAAGCATCGTTGGGAAAACGTATACGCGGAAATTTGACAATTGCGATTCCCTTAATTTTTTCAAGCTTAGAACGAATCGAAACAATTTCTTCTGCGATGGAACTTCGGCGCTTTGGAAAAAATAAAAGCCGCACCTGGTTAATGGCTAAACCTCTAAGAAAAAACGATTATTTCTCCTTGTTATTGATTAGCTTAGTTTGTTTGGTTGGAGTTTACTTACTAAAAGTAAATCATGGTCGCTTTTATAACCCATTTAATTAA
- a CDS encoding phage head closure protein — MKSRISDYRYKGELQKLESYIDENDRPKEDWVKVRDIFYSELGISANEQFISAQEKSSVDRRIALRFEPLLMMDRALYHVKLGELSYNIERVYTDLPNERMELSLAYVK; from the coding sequence ATGAAAAGCCGAATATCTGATTACCGATACAAAGGAGAACTTCAAAAACTAGAATCATATATAGATGAAAACGATAGACCAAAAGAAGACTGGGTGAAGGTACGTGATATTTTTTACAGTGAGTTGGGAATTTCAGCAAACGAACAATTTATATCTGCTCAGGAAAAGTCTAGTGTTGATAGAAGGATAGCTTTGAGATTTGAACCATTACTGATGATGGACCGAGCTTTGTACCATGTAAAACTTGGAGAGCTTTCTTATAATATCGAACGTGTTTATACTGATTTACCTAACGAGAGAATGGAGTTGAGTTTGGCCTATGTTAAATAG